The sequence below is a genomic window from Natronorubrum halophilum.
GTCGAGGTGCTGATCTTCGAAGTGAAGGTGAGCGTGCTGGCGGCGATCGTCACCGTGTTGCCGATGGTGCTGTACTACGCCTGGCCCGCGATGAAAGAGCGCGGACTGGTCTACGGCGACCGGCGGACGTTCGTCGTCTGGGGCGGCGGACTGTTCGGCGGGTTCGCACTCGGCACCTACCTCGGGTTCTACTGGGTCGCACCGGCGATCATCTCGTACCTCGTCACCGACGCGATCACCAACGGGATGGTCGTCTCCTACCGGATCAGCAGCTTCTTCTGGCTGGTGATCTTCACGACCATCGGTATCGGCTTCCTCATGAACATCATCGTCACGATGGGCCTGTTCCACGTGGGCGGGATCATCAGCTACCGGACGATGCTCCGGCGCTGGCGGCCCGTCGTCGTGGGTATCTTTACCGTCGCTGCGATTGCCAGTCCGAAAGGCATTCTGACAATGCTCCTGTTCGCGATTCCGATCGCGTTGACCTACCTGCTCGGCCTCGCAGTGCTCTACGTCCTCACCGGCGGCGGTCGGCTCTTCGGCGGCGGTGGCGGGAGCACGGCCGACCCCGACTCCGGACCTACCGTCGAGTGAGCAGGCACCCGCACTCGAGAACGCCACAGACGACGCGCGGCCTTCTTGACACCCACGCGATCGATACGGACTGTTAAGAGACTCCCCTTCGAACGCTCACGCAGACTGATGCCCAAAATCAGCGTCGAAATTCCACAGGAACTCCTCGAGGATCTGGACGGACACGTCGGCGACGACGGCAAGTTCGTCAACCGAAGCGATGCGATTCGCGCCTCGGTTCGAAAGACGCTCGACATCTTGGACGAGATCGACGAGCGCCACGACCGACTCGAAACCGAGGAGTAGTTCGGTTATTACCAATAACATTATAGTGGTGCGGACGAGTCTCGTACCAAATGACATCTCCGGCTGCAGAACAACGGGACGGTATCGACTCCAGGGCGATCGAGTTTCCCGTCACGGCAGCTACGCAACGGGCGCTCCACGAGGCGATCGGCCACCTCTACGACGAACTTGCGGTCGCCAGAGAAGCGAACGAGGACGGGGCCGAACTACCCGACGAGTTGTTCGAACAGATCGAGCGGTTCTACACCGCGTCGGCGGACGAATCCGTCTCGAGCGTCGAACTCACGTACCGACTCGAGACGCGGGAGAGCCGAGAGTAGGGTCACTTACTCGGCCTCGAGCGCCTCGGCGAATCCGAAGTTCGGTTTGACGTCCTCGACGCGAACGTCGACGACGTCGCCCGCCGTCGTTTCCGGAACGAACAGCCGGTAGCCGTCGACGGACGCGATGCCGTCGCCTTCCGTGCCGACGTCGACGATCTCGACCTCGAGTTCGTCGCCCGGCCGTACCGGCGCGGTGAGCCGTCCCTTCCCGATGAGATAGATCTCGGAGGACTCGTCGCGGCTGGCCTTCGGCGACGTTGCGCGGACGTACTGGAACTCCTCGCCGATGTCGGCACGGAGGTCGTCGACGTCCGGCCCCTCGAACACCTTCACGATGAAATGTCCGCCGCTGTCGAGGAGTTCGAGGGCGGTCTCGAAGGCCTGCCGGGCGAGGTAGAGCGAGCGGGCCTGATCCAGCGAGTACTCGCCGGACATGTTGGGTGCCATGTCGGAGACGACGACGTCGACGCGGCCCCCCGCGGCGTCGATGACGCGCTCGCGCGTTTTCTCCTCGGTCATGTCGCCGCGAAGCGTCTCGACGCGGTCGTTCAGGGTCGAATCCTCGAGGTCCTTGATGCGCTGGAGGTCGACGCCGATCACGTTACCCGGCGGACCGACCCGTTCGGCGGCGACCTGTAGCCAGCCGCCCGGTGCGGCACCGAGGTCGACGACCGTGTTGCCGCCCGAGATGACGTTCTCGAGTTCGTCGAGCTGCTTGAGCTTGTAGGCCGCTCGGCTCCGGTATCCCTGCTGTTTCGCTTTGTTGTAGTATTGATCTTTTGCCATGGTTCGTTCCTCGCGTGGAGAGTCCCGTGCCGATCGACGGGCAGGGACTGTCGACAGAACCGATCCGGACGACGTCGGTCTCGAGTCGCGTCGCGGATCGATCGTGTTCGTACCACGGGTACGGACCAGAAGCGGAAAGGCCTGCTGAAAGCGATCCTCGGTGGGGCGAGTGCGGACGCGTCGGAACGGATGACTTTCGGAACAGCATCGAGTTCCGGACGGCGCTCGCCGAGTTCGAGTCGGGCGAGTCGGAGGAAACGTCCTCACGCAACCTCGAGCGCTGCCGCCAGATCGGACTCGATCGCATCGACCTTGCTCCGATCGTACAGCGCTGCTGCCGGGTGAAACGACGGGACGACGATCCGGTCTTCGTGCTCGAACGGTTGGCCGTGCACGTCCGTGATCGTCTCGTCGGTGTCGAGGATCTCGGCCGTCGCGAAGCTTCCCATCGGAACGAGAACGGACGGGGCGACGCGCTCGAGTTCGGCCTCGAGAACCGGCCACCAGGCGTCGATCTCGGCGACGTACGGATCGCGGTTCTCCGGCGGCCGCACCTTGACGAGATTGGTGATGTAGCAGTCCCGCCTATCGAAGCCGATCGACTCGAGTACGCGATCCAGTTGCTTGCCGGCCTGTCCGACGAACGGTTCGCCCTCAGCGACTTCCTGGCCGCCGGGAGCCTCGCCGACGAGCATTACGTCGGCGGACAGCGGACCGACACCGGGGACGAATCGCTCGCGATCGAACTGGTCGTCCGGAACGCCCTCGAGTACGGTAGCGAATTCGGTTTCGAACTCCCACTCGGTGGGTTCCTGATCGCTCATGGCGGTGGACTACGGCCGTCTCTGGAAACTTCCTTTTCCCTGCGTACGCGTTTCAATCGGGTCCCTTCGGGTGACGGCCTCGACCCGATCGACTCGTAGAAGGGACGATGCGTGCGAATCGACTGCCCTCGAGATGGTTACCGGCCGCGTCACAGACGGTATCGCGGCGCAACTCGAGTGAGAGAACGTGGCTCGGGACGGGGCACATTCAGGCCCTACCGTTAGGATCACGGGCGGAGGCGAACGAGATATGGGCGACATTCCAGACGTCGAGCTGGTAGAGACGGAAGACGACTACATCCACGTCCGGTTTCGCGATCCGGATCGATACGACGAGATTCGAACGCCCGACTGGGCCGAAAACCCGGCAGAGTCGGTTTCGAAGGGGAGCGAGGTGCGAACCGGGAAGGTCGAAGGCGAAGACGACTGGGAGGTGACCAGCGTCCTGATCAAAAAGAGCGTCGGCGAGGAGAAGGCCGAAGAACAGGCGCGCGAAATCGTCGAGAAGATCGAATCGTAGTAGGCGAGATCGACGGCGAACGCGAGACCGGATTCGGCTGGAGAAAGGCGACCTGTCCACAGTCGTGGTTGACGATTCGAGCCTCGTCTTCGTCCGAGAATCACACCGGGGACAGGGCGTCGAGTAGGTATCTGTCGTTCGTTACTGGAGGAAGACGGGGGGCAATACTGGCAGCGAGGTGTACGTATACGCGCCGGGTTACCTCGAGGATAGCGTCCGTTCGAGGTCGTCACAAACCACCTGCTTATCGTCTCGGGAACGCTACAATAGCGTATACGTATCGGGACGAATCATCATGACTCAGACACCGAATCCGGCACAGTCGATCGCGAGTTCGATCCTCGGCACCAAGTGGAAACCGCGACTGATCGTCGCGCTCGCGACCGAGGGCCGGCTCGGATTCGGAGACTGCAAACGCGAACTCGAGGGCATCTCGAGCAAGGTGCTTTCGGATAACCTCGACGATCTGCGCGAACGGGACGTCGTTTCGAGAGACGTGGTTCAGGAGCAACCGCGCCGCGTCGAGTACGAACTCACCACGGCCGGCCGGGAGCTGTACGCGATCCTCGAGACGATGGCCGAATGGGACGCCACCTACGTCACGGGCGATGGCGTTCCGACGGTGTTGCTCGCCGACGACGACCCGCGGCTCCTCGAACTCTACTCGCTGTGGCTCGTGGCGGACTACGACGTCGTGACGGCGACGAACGGACAGGAAGCCCTCGACCTGCTCGACGAGTCGGTCGATATCGCGATTCTCAACCGGACGCTACCGGGACTGAGCGGTGACGAGGTCGCAACGGCGGCGATCACCGTCAACCAGCAACCGGCGATCGCGATCCTCACGTCGACGCAGGTGTCGCCGACGGACGTCTCGCTGCCGGCCGATCGACTGCTGCGAAAGCCGATCACGAAAGGGGAGTTGCTCGATGCGATCGCGGACCTGAGCCGACTCGCCACCGACGCGCCGATCGCCCGCGAGGTTCGGGCGCGCCACCATCGGCTCGCGTTCGTCGAAACGCACCTCGGATCGGCCGTCAAAACGACGGCCCCGTACCGTCGCGCGACGGAGGAGCTGGAACGAGTCGAAGCCGAGCGAACGGCGGCGCTCGAGGCTCGCGAACCATGGCGTCGGCTGCTCGAGGCCGAGGCGAATTCGGAGGAGACGGACACCGAGTCGTCGTGACGTCGGTGGCCGCTGAATCCGGACCGAGGAGCTTTGGGACTCCGCGTGGTGAATATGGCCATGACAACGGGACAGCCTGACCCCTACACGGTGTTGCTCGTCGAAGACGACGACCTGCAGGCACGGCTGTACCAGATGATGTTGTCCCAAAACATCGGGAATCAAAGGAACGGAACGCACGGCGGACGGTCGAGCAAGTCGGTCCCGACCGTCGAGATCGCCGAGACGCTTGCAGACGCACAGGACGTACTCAGAGACGCGTCCACGTCGATCGACCTGGTCCTGCTCGATCTGAATCTGTCCGATTCCTCGGGCCTCGATACGCTGGATTCGGTCCTCGAGACGGTCGACAAGACGGCGGTCGTCGTCCTCACCGCGATGGACGACGCCATGATCGGACGGGAAGCGGTCGAACGGGGGGCACAGGATTACCTGTTGAAAGACCACGTAACACCGCGGCTGCTCGTACAGACGGTGACGTACGCCATCGAACGGCGAAAACGGGCCGCCGAACTCGAGCGCCAGCGCCGAGAGCTGGCGGTACTCCACTGGCTGGTCCGCCACGAAATCAGAGAGGACGCCGTCATCGTCCTTGGATGGGGCGCAGAGCTCTCGCCGTCGGATCCCGACGAGAAACGAACCATCTCGCGGATCGTCGACGCGGGCGAACACATCGTCGAACTCACCGAATCGGTGGGAGCGATGGTACAGACGCTCGACGAACGGCCACCGGAACTCACGGCGATCGATCTCGAGGGCGTGCTCGCGGAAGAGATCGAGCGACTCGAGACCCGGTACGACGACGTCGAGGTGTCCTTCGATCGAACCGGCGAAGCCGTCTCGGTCAAAGCCGATCGGTTTCTCAACGTCGTCGTCCGGAACGTGCTGACGAACGCAGTCGTCTACACGGAGGGCCGGGACGGCGAGGTGACGGTATCCGTGATCGACGAAGACGGCGATGAGCCGTCCGTCGGGTTTTCGGTATCGGACGACGGTTCCGGGGTTTCGCTCGCAGATCACCAGCGCATCACCGACCGCGAGTACACCCCTGAGGGAGCCAGAAGCGGGGTCGGACTGTATCTCGTCCAGACCTTCGTCGACCGATACGGCGGCCGGCTCGAAATCGAGGAGGAGTCGGGTCCGGAGGCCGGAACGACGGTCCGAGTATCGCTCGAGCCGGCGACGGCAGACGCGGAGTGATCGCCTCGAGAACGCCGCCAACCGTACGAGGGTCCACGCGGGTGGCGGTGGGGAGAGGACGGCGATCCATCGTCCCCGAAGCGTGTGGCTCTCCGGACGCTGGCACACGTTCAAGCGTCTCGGCGTTGTACCACCCGTATGGTGGCAGCGAGCG
It includes:
- a CDS encoding ribbon-helix-helix domain-containing protein, coding for MPKISVEIPQELLEDLDGHVGDDGKFVNRSDAIRASVRKTLDILDEIDERHDRLETEE
- a CDS encoding SAM-dependent methyltransferase, which translates into the protein MAKDQYYNKAKQQGYRSRAAYKLKQLDELENVISGGNTVVDLGAAPGGWLQVAAERVGPPGNVIGVDLQRIKDLEDSTLNDRVETLRGDMTEEKTRERVIDAAGGRVDVVVSDMAPNMSGEYSLDQARSLYLARQAFETALELLDSGGHFIVKVFEGPDVDDLRADIGEEFQYVRATSPKASRDESSEIYLIGKGRLTAPVRPGDELEVEIVDVGTEGDGIASVDGYRLFVPETTAGDVVDVRVEDVKPNFGFAEALEAE
- a CDS encoding winged helix-turn-helix transcriptional regulator; this encodes MTQTPNPAQSIASSILGTKWKPRLIVALATEGRLGFGDCKRELEGISSKVLSDNLDDLRERDVVSRDVVQEQPRRVEYELTTAGRELYAILETMAEWDATYVTGDGVPTVLLADDDPRLLELYSLWLVADYDVVTATNGQEALDLLDESVDIAILNRTLPGLSGDEVATAAITVNQQPAIAILTSTQVSPTDVSLPADRLLRKPITKGELLDAIADLSRLATDAPIAREVRARHHRLAFVETHLGSAVKTTAPYRRATEELERVEAERTAALEAREPWRRLLEAEANSEETDTESS
- a CDS encoding uracil-DNA glycosylase, whose translation is MSDQEPTEWEFETEFATVLEGVPDDQFDRERFVPGVGPLSADVMLVGEAPGGQEVAEGEPFVGQAGKQLDRVLESIGFDRRDCYITNLVKVRPPENRDPYVAEIDAWWPVLEAELERVAPSVLVPMGSFATAEILDTDETITDVHGQPFEHEDRIVVPSFHPAAALYDRSKVDAIESDLAAALEVA
- a CDS encoding ATP-binding response regulator gives rise to the protein MTTGQPDPYTVLLVEDDDLQARLYQMMLSQNIGNQRNGTHGGRSSKSVPTVEIAETLADAQDVLRDASTSIDLVLLDLNLSDSSGLDTLDSVLETVDKTAVVVLTAMDDAMIGREAVERGAQDYLLKDHVTPRLLVQTVTYAIERRKRAAELERQRRELAVLHWLVRHEIREDAVIVLGWGAELSPSDPDEKRTISRIVDAGEHIVELTESVGAMVQTLDERPPELTAIDLEGVLAEEIERLETRYDDVEVSFDRTGEAVSVKADRFLNVVVRNVLTNAVVYTEGRDGEVTVSVIDEDGDEPSVGFSVSDDGSGVSLADHQRITDREYTPEGARSGVGLYLVQTFVDRYGGRLEIEEESGPEAGTTVRVSLEPATADAE